The following coding sequences lie in one Mercenaria mercenaria strain notata chromosome 5, MADL_Memer_1, whole genome shotgun sequence genomic window:
- the LOC123557733 gene encoding monocarboxylate transporter 6-like isoform X2 produces MTGFGLSVMYAELIVVFNAKRSDAALVQSVYMGIATGGGIIFSGMIRKVGPGISIVIGSVVCCIGLLASSFATGLVTIIMCTGVISASGMCVCYLSAFMTVSWVFHENASFYLVSLMVGSSIGQFVIPIFYELFITEYSWSGAFIVIAGFGLQCIPFGLVIHFCKDYFVTGTVQHVKSKKQSSFCDITLLKDFVIWILWINFHLLALTGNAESWFIVDLMVSRGFSRQSGSVLVSAIGIASLIGRLMGGVLRLKCTKWPTLWHWLYLCPITAATHVLVVNFFNIWSIMGACIAYGISFGAIAAQAPAVMFEASGLDRYPQGMAMVNLMYGFGNVFSGLLGGYIRDTVGDYDIAFYIAAGTSLYIGIASAVAAFFFWRRNQRASDEKRYSEYTRLT; encoded by the exons ATGACAG GGTTCGGGTTGAGTGTTATGTATGCGGAACTTATCGTTGTCTTCAATGCCAAAAGGTCAGATGCCGCCCTCGTTCAAAGTGTATACATGGGGATCGCTACAGGAGGTG GTATCATTTTCTCTGGTATGATAAGAAAGGTAGGGCCAGGTATCAGTATAGTGATTGGGTCTGTCGTCTGCTGCATTGGTCTTTTGGCGAGTTCGTTTGCAACTGGTCTAGTTACAATAATCATGTGTACAGGAGTTATATCag CAAGTGGAATGTGTGTATGTTACTTATCAGCCTTCATGACAGTCAGCTGGGTGTTCCACGAGAATGCAAGCTTTTACCTCGTGTCTCTCATGGTCGGTTCTAGTATTGGCCAGTTTGTAATTCCGATATTTTATGAGCTTTTTATTACCGAATACTCTTGGTCAGGAGCGTTTATTGTAATCGCTGGTTTTGGGCTTCAGTGTATACCCTTTGGATTAGTAATACATTTTTGCAAGGATTATTTTGTTACTGGAACTGTCCAGCATGTTAAGTCAAAGAAACAGAGTTCTTTCTGTGATATTACACTTTTGAAAGACTTTGTGATATGGATTTTATGGATAAATTTTCATCTGCTTGCTTTAACAG GAAATGCTGAATCTTGGTTTATTGTTGACCTCATGGTATCACGTGGATTTTCTCGCCAGTCAGGTTCGGTATTAGTATCAGCCATAGGAATCGCTAGTCTGATTGGTCGATTAATGGGCGGGGTTCTCCGCCTCAAATGCAC AAAATGGCCAACACTGTGGCATTGGTTATACTTGTGCCCTATCACCGCCGCCACGCATGTGCTGGTTGTAAACTTCTTCAATATTTGGTCGATTATGGGAGCATGCATTGCATATGGAATTTCTTTTGGGGCAATAGCCGCACAGGCTCCAGCTGTTATGTTCGAAGCATCAGGATTGGACAGATATCCGCAAGGAATGGCTATGGTGAACTTAATGTATGGCTTTGGAAATGTATTCAGCGGACTACTTGGAG GTTATATCAGAGACACTGTCGGCGACTATGATATTGCTTTCTACATTGCTGCTGGTACAAGTCTGTATATTGGTATTGCAAGTGCAGTAGCTGCTTTCTTCTTTTGGAGACGTAATCAACGAGCATCCGATGAAAAGAGATATTCCGAATATACACGTTTAACGTGA
- the LOC123557733 gene encoding uncharacterized protein LOC123557733 isoform X3, with translation MKINIHSRGILTEETGEDNQHGLRNGQRPKTTYLDDADSEPESTYLLKEKETEVGNKYDRKSKQVTKLRKLVVLISCLIQLIICNGIGFGLSVMYAELIVVFNAKRSDAALVQSVYMGIATGGGIIFSGMIRKVGPGISIVIGSVVCCIGLLASSFATGLVTIIMCTGVISGNAESWFIVDLMVSRGFSRQSGSVLVSAIGIASLIGRLMGGVLRLKCTKWPTLWHWLYLCPITAATHVLVVNFFNIWSIMGACIAYGISFGAIAAQAPAVMFEASGLDRYPQGMAMVNLMYGFGNVFSGLLGGYIRDTVGDYDIAFYIAAGTSLYIGIASAVAAFFFWRRNQRASDEKRYSEYTRLT, from the exons atgaaaaTTAATATACACAGTAGAGGTATTCTTACTGAAGAAACTGGGGAGGACAACCAACATGGGTTAAGAAATGGACAAAGGCCGAAAACTACATACCTTGACGATGCAGACTCCGAACCAGAGAGCACATATCtactgaaagaaaaagaaactgaagTCGGGAATAAGTATGACAG GAAATCTAAACAAGTAACGAAACTTCGGAAACTTGTCGTATTGATATCGTGTTTGATACAACTTATCATATGTAATGGTATAGGGTTCGGGTTGAGTGTTATGTATGCGGAACTTATCGTTGTCTTCAATGCCAAAAGGTCAGATGCCGCCCTCGTTCAAAGTGTATACATGGGGATCGCTACAGGAGGTG GTATCATTTTCTCTGGTATGATAAGAAAGGTAGGGCCAGGTATCAGTATAGTGATTGGGTCTGTCGTCTGCTGCATTGGTCTTTTGGCGAGTTCGTTTGCAACTGGTCTAGTTACAATAATCATGTGTACAGGAGTTATATCag GAAATGCTGAATCTTGGTTTATTGTTGACCTCATGGTATCACGTGGATTTTCTCGCCAGTCAGGTTCGGTATTAGTATCAGCCATAGGAATCGCTAGTCTGATTGGTCGATTAATGGGCGGGGTTCTCCGCCTCAAATGCAC AAAATGGCCAACACTGTGGCATTGGTTATACTTGTGCCCTATCACCGCCGCCACGCATGTGCTGGTTGTAAACTTCTTCAATATTTGGTCGATTATGGGAGCATGCATTGCATATGGAATTTCTTTTGGGGCAATAGCCGCACAGGCTCCAGCTGTTATGTTCGAAGCATCAGGATTGGACAGATATCCGCAAGGAATGGCTATGGTGAACTTAATGTATGGCTTTGGAAATGTATTCAGCGGACTACTTGGAG GTTATATCAGAGACACTGTCGGCGACTATGATATTGCTTTCTACATTGCTGCTGGTACAAGTCTGTATATTGGTATTGCAAGTGCAGTAGCTGCTTTCTTCTTTTGGAGACGTAATCAACGAGCATCCGATGAAAAGAGATATTCCGAATATACACGTTTAACGTGA
- the LOC123557733 gene encoding monocarboxylate transporter 6-like isoform X1 produces the protein MKINIHSRGILTEETGEDNQHGLRNGQRPKTTYLDDADSEPESTYLLKEKETEVGNKYDRKSKQVTKLRKLVVLISCLIQLIICNGIGFGLSVMYAELIVVFNAKRSDAALVQSVYMGIATGGGIIFSGMIRKVGPGISIVIGSVVCCIGLLASSFATGLVTIIMCTGVISASGMCVCYLSAFMTVSWVFHENASFYLVSLMVGSSIGQFVIPIFYELFITEYSWSGAFIVIAGFGLQCIPFGLVIHFCKDYFVTGTVQHVKSKKQSSFCDITLLKDFVIWILWINFHLLALTGNAESWFIVDLMVSRGFSRQSGSVLVSAIGIASLIGRLMGGVLRLKCTKWPTLWHWLYLCPITAATHVLVVNFFNIWSIMGACIAYGISFGAIAAQAPAVMFEASGLDRYPQGMAMVNLMYGFGNVFSGLLGGYIRDTVGDYDIAFYIAAGTSLYIGIASAVAAFFFWRRNQRASDEKRYSEYTRLT, from the exons atgaaaaTTAATATACACAGTAGAGGTATTCTTACTGAAGAAACTGGGGAGGACAACCAACATGGGTTAAGAAATGGACAAAGGCCGAAAACTACATACCTTGACGATGCAGACTCCGAACCAGAGAGCACATATCtactgaaagaaaaagaaactgaagTCGGGAATAAGTATGACAG GAAATCTAAACAAGTAACGAAACTTCGGAAACTTGTCGTATTGATATCGTGTTTGATACAACTTATCATATGTAATGGTATAGGGTTCGGGTTGAGTGTTATGTATGCGGAACTTATCGTTGTCTTCAATGCCAAAAGGTCAGATGCCGCCCTCGTTCAAAGTGTATACATGGGGATCGCTACAGGAGGTG GTATCATTTTCTCTGGTATGATAAGAAAGGTAGGGCCAGGTATCAGTATAGTGATTGGGTCTGTCGTCTGCTGCATTGGTCTTTTGGCGAGTTCGTTTGCAACTGGTCTAGTTACAATAATCATGTGTACAGGAGTTATATCag CAAGTGGAATGTGTGTATGTTACTTATCAGCCTTCATGACAGTCAGCTGGGTGTTCCACGAGAATGCAAGCTTTTACCTCGTGTCTCTCATGGTCGGTTCTAGTATTGGCCAGTTTGTAATTCCGATATTTTATGAGCTTTTTATTACCGAATACTCTTGGTCAGGAGCGTTTATTGTAATCGCTGGTTTTGGGCTTCAGTGTATACCCTTTGGATTAGTAATACATTTTTGCAAGGATTATTTTGTTACTGGAACTGTCCAGCATGTTAAGTCAAAGAAACAGAGTTCTTTCTGTGATATTACACTTTTGAAAGACTTTGTGATATGGATTTTATGGATAAATTTTCATCTGCTTGCTTTAACAG GAAATGCTGAATCTTGGTTTATTGTTGACCTCATGGTATCACGTGGATTTTCTCGCCAGTCAGGTTCGGTATTAGTATCAGCCATAGGAATCGCTAGTCTGATTGGTCGATTAATGGGCGGGGTTCTCCGCCTCAAATGCAC AAAATGGCCAACACTGTGGCATTGGTTATACTTGTGCCCTATCACCGCCGCCACGCATGTGCTGGTTGTAAACTTCTTCAATATTTGGTCGATTATGGGAGCATGCATTGCATATGGAATTTCTTTTGGGGCAATAGCCGCACAGGCTCCAGCTGTTATGTTCGAAGCATCAGGATTGGACAGATATCCGCAAGGAATGGCTATGGTGAACTTAATGTATGGCTTTGGAAATGTATTCAGCGGACTACTTGGAG GTTATATCAGAGACACTGTCGGCGACTATGATATTGCTTTCTACATTGCTGCTGGTACAAGTCTGTATATTGGTATTGCAAGTGCAGTAGCTGCTTTCTTCTTTTGGAGACGTAATCAACGAGCATCCGATGAAAAGAGATATTCCGAATATACACGTTTAACGTGA